Proteins from a single region of Burkholderiales bacterium:
- a CDS encoding transglycosylase SLT domain-containing protein: protein MLLLLVAGGALAQATGADAKEATKPAKDAAAPPRQLAIANKPWTGDVDAMLQRRMIRVAIPYSRSLYYSEKGRERGLAAELVRDFERWLNQKHAKTLGKRPLTVYMIPVTRDKLASDVAEGLADIAVGNLTVTDERLEIVDMVSPAGQKPVREVLVTGPTAPKIATIDDLAGRTVHVRRASSYHESLAALDAKFAAAGKPAMKLVIVPDALEDEDMMEMANAGLMQAIVVDEWKADMWAQVLPKLRVDDTIVLRDGGKTGWMVRKGSTKLAAEIEAFYTTWALKQGVVNYRLAQSMKRVKQIKDPTGSAEWKRFTDTLALFRKYGERYGFDPLMLAAQGYQESGLDQNAKSHVGAIGVMQIMPATGAQLGVGDIREIESNIHGGAKYMDQLMTKYFPDAKFSAGNRPLFAFASYNCGPGNVSKARTEAKKRGLDPDRWFNNVEIVVAEKIGTETTTYVRNIYKYYVAYRLLLDAQDRARAAREAVAGPAK from the coding sequence ATGCTCCTCCTCCTCGTCGCCGGCGGCGCGCTCGCGCAGGCGACGGGCGCGGATGCGAAGGAGGCGACGAAGCCGGCGAAGGATGCGGCGGCACCGCCGCGCCAGCTCGCGATCGCGAACAAGCCCTGGACCGGCGACGTCGACGCGATGCTCCAGCGGCGCATGATCCGTGTCGCGATCCCCTATTCGCGCTCGCTCTACTACTCCGAGAAGGGCCGGGAGCGCGGGCTCGCGGCGGAACTGGTGCGCGACTTCGAGCGCTGGTTGAACCAGAAGCATGCGAAGACGCTGGGCAAGCGGCCGCTGACCGTCTACATGATCCCGGTGACCCGCGACAAGCTGGCCTCCGACGTGGCCGAGGGTCTCGCCGACATCGCGGTGGGCAACCTGACCGTCACCGACGAGCGGCTCGAGATCGTCGACATGGTCTCGCCCGCCGGCCAGAAGCCGGTGCGTGAGGTGCTCGTGACCGGTCCGACGGCGCCGAAGATCGCCACGATCGACGACCTCGCCGGCAGGACCGTCCATGTCCGGCGCGCATCGTCGTACCACGAGAGCCTCGCCGCGCTCGACGCGAAGTTCGCAGCCGCCGGCAAGCCGGCGATGAAGCTCGTGATCGTCCCCGACGCGCTGGAGGACGAGGACATGATGGAGATGGCGAACGCCGGACTGATGCAGGCGATCGTCGTCGACGAGTGGAAGGCCGACATGTGGGCGCAGGTGCTGCCGAAGCTTCGCGTCGACGACACCATCGTGCTGCGCGACGGCGGCAAGACCGGCTGGATGGTGCGCAAGGGCAGCACGAAGCTCGCCGCCGAGATCGAGGCGTTCTACACCACCTGGGCGCTCAAGCAGGGTGTCGTCAATTACCGTCTGGCGCAGTCGATGAAGCGCGTGAAGCAGATCAAGGACCCGACCGGGTCGGCCGAGTGGAAGCGCTTCACGGACACGCTCGCGCTCTTCCGCAAGTACGGCGAACGCTACGGCTTCGACCCGCTGATGCTGGCGGCGCAGGGCTACCAGGAGTCCGGGCTCGACCAGAACGCGAAGAGCCACGTCGGCGCGATCGGCGTCATGCAGATCATGCCGGCGACCGGCGCGCAGCTCGGCGTGGGCGACATCCGCGAGATCGAATCGAACATCCACGGCGGGGCCAAGTACATGGACCAGCTGATGACCAAGTACTTTCCGGACGCGAAGTTCAGCGCGGGCAACCGGCCGCTGTTCGCGTTCGCGAGCTACAACTGCGGACCGGGCAACGTATCGAAGGCCCGGACCGAAGCGAAGAAGCGTGGGCTGGACCCGGACAGGTGGTTCAACAACGTGGAGATCGTCGTCGCCGAGAAGATCGGAACCGAAACGACGACCTACGTTCGCAACATCTACAAGTACTACGTGGCGTACCGGCTGCTGCTGGATGCGCAGGATCGCGCGCGCGCCGCGCGCGAGGCGGTCGCCGGGCCGGCGAAGTAG
- a CDS encoding arylsulfatase, translating to MNPFTKPSLAGALAAGALALLASASALAQGKPNILVIWGDDIGQFNISAYNRGMMGYKTPNIDSIAAEGALFTDWYGQQSCTAGRAAFITGQSPIRTGLTKVGLPGAPEGMQAADPTIATLLRAQGYMTGQFGKNHLGDRDEMLPTKHGFDEFFGNLYHLNAEEEPEYADYPKSPEFRKKFGPRGVIHSFADGRITDTGPLTRKRMETIDEEVTVKALDFMARAKAENKPFFLWWNSTRMHIFTHLKKESDGKTGQGIYADGMVEHDGHVGQVLAKLKELGLDGNTIVMYSTDNGAETFTWPDGGTTMFRGEKNTNWEGGYRVPTMIRWPGVIRPGTVINDIGAHEDMLPTLVDAAGGKDVAETLKRGTTIGGRSYKVHLDGYDLGPALRGQAPWPRKEFIYWTDDGSVAALRYGDFKVTFLEQKAHGLRVWIDPFKALRAPLLTNLRMDPFERAEYENAMGYQRWFVEHMWAFAPAGAYVANWLQSFKDFPPRQKPGSFNLDRVMEAVTKTQQN from the coding sequence ATGAATCCGTTCACCAAGCCGTCGCTCGCCGGTGCATTGGCGGCCGGAGCGCTCGCGCTCCTGGCATCCGCGAGTGCGCTCGCGCAGGGCAAGCCCAACATCCTGGTGATCTGGGGCGACGACATCGGCCAGTTCAACATCAGCGCGTACAACCGCGGGATGATGGGCTACAAGACGCCCAACATCGACAGCATCGCGGCGGAGGGCGCGCTCTTCACCGACTGGTACGGCCAGCAGAGCTGCACCGCCGGCCGCGCAGCCTTCATCACCGGCCAGTCGCCGATCCGCACCGGACTGACGAAGGTCGGTTTGCCTGGCGCCCCCGAAGGCATGCAGGCGGCGGATCCGACGATCGCGACGCTGCTGCGCGCGCAGGGCTACATGACCGGCCAGTTCGGCAAGAACCACCTGGGCGACCGCGACGAGATGCTGCCGACGAAGCACGGGTTCGACGAGTTCTTCGGCAACCTCTACCACCTGAACGCCGAGGAGGAGCCGGAGTACGCCGACTATCCGAAGAGCCCGGAGTTCAGGAAGAAATTCGGCCCGCGCGGCGTCATCCACAGTTTCGCCGACGGCCGGATCACCGACACCGGCCCGCTGACGAGGAAGCGCATGGAGACCATCGACGAGGAAGTCACGGTCAAGGCGCTCGACTTCATGGCGCGCGCGAAGGCGGAGAACAAGCCGTTCTTCCTGTGGTGGAACTCGACGCGCATGCACATCTTCACGCATCTGAAGAAGGAGTCCGACGGCAAGACCGGCCAGGGCATCTACGCCGACGGCATGGTCGAGCACGACGGCCACGTCGGGCAGGTGCTCGCGAAGCTGAAGGAACTCGGCCTGGACGGCAACACGATCGTCATGTACTCGACCGACAACGGCGCCGAGACCTTCACCTGGCCCGACGGCGGCACGACGATGTTCCGCGGCGAGAAGAACACCAACTGGGAAGGCGGCTACCGCGTGCCGACGATGATCCGCTGGCCCGGCGTGATCAGGCCCGGCACCGTGATCAACGACATCGGCGCGCACGAGGACATGCTGCCTACGCTGGTCGACGCCGCCGGCGGCAAGGATGTCGCCGAGACGCTGAAGCGGGGCACGACGATCGGCGGGCGCAGCTACAAGGTGCACCTCGACGGCTACGATCTCGGCCCGGCGTTGCGCGGGCAGGCGCCGTGGCCGCGCAAGGAATTCATCTACTGGACCGACGACGGCAGCGTGGCGGCGCTGCGCTACGGGGACTTCAAGGTCACGTTCCTCGAGCAGAAGGCGCACGGCCTGCGCGTGTGGATCGACCCGTTCAAGGCCCTGCGCGCGCCGCTCCTCACCAACCTGCGGATGGATCCGTTCGAGCGCGCCGAGTACGAGAACGCGATGGGCTACCAGCGCTGGTTCGTCGAGCACATGTGGGCGTTCGCGCCGGCCGGCGCGTACGTCGCGAACTGGTTGCAGAGCTTCAAGGACTTTCCGCCGCGCCAGAAGCCGGGCAGCTTCAACCTGGACCGTGTGATGGAGGCGGTGACGAAGACGCAGCAGAATTGA
- a CDS encoding LysR family transcriptional regulator, giving the protein MDFDLRLLRHARALADEGNFARAARAQHLTQPALSRSIQELERRTGLKLFDRGKSRVEPTDLGRIFLAHAADLLARAEALDRELSTLRGVGTGALAVGSGVYPTAIFMTDAVARFAAKHPGVSVRLVNEPWTMLIAALRRRELDFVVSAIPPADQLAGLTANPLSPRLGRFLVRPSHPLAHAASGLSLADITAHPIVSSGRLPAWIVETLAKARDRKAAGRSIPDLACESHDMMCDVAAATDHVVMTTLSAAVRWIERGALVPLVSSGVEIVVPFGILKVEGRTLPPIADELIREVVDADRRAQELDRALAARTSFPAPPSVQPPRPRRTKVASAR; this is encoded by the coding sequence ATGGACTTCGACCTCCGGCTGCTCCGGCACGCGCGGGCCCTGGCGGACGAAGGCAATTTCGCGCGGGCGGCGCGCGCCCAGCACCTCACCCAGCCGGCGCTCTCCCGCAGCATCCAGGAACTGGAGCGGCGGACCGGCCTCAAGCTCTTCGACCGGGGCAAGAGCCGCGTCGAACCGACCGACCTCGGGCGCATCTTCCTCGCCCACGCGGCGGACCTCCTCGCGCGCGCCGAGGCGCTCGACCGCGAGTTGTCGACGCTGCGCGGCGTGGGCACCGGTGCGCTGGCGGTGGGATCGGGCGTGTACCCGACCGCGATCTTCATGACGGACGCGGTGGCCAGGTTCGCGGCGAAGCATCCCGGCGTCAGCGTCCGGCTCGTGAACGAGCCCTGGACGATGCTCATTGCGGCGCTGCGTCGCCGGGAACTCGACTTCGTGGTGTCCGCGATCCCCCCTGCCGACCAGCTCGCCGGCCTGACCGCGAACCCGCTCTCGCCGAGACTGGGGCGCTTCCTCGTGCGCCCGTCGCACCCGCTGGCGCACGCGGCCTCGGGGCTGTCGCTGGCGGACATCACCGCCCATCCGATCGTCAGCTCCGGGCGCCTGCCGGCATGGATCGTCGAGACGCTGGCCAAGGCACGTGACCGCAAGGCCGCCGGACGATCGATCCCCGACCTCGCCTGCGAGTCGCACGACATGATGTGCGACGTGGCCGCGGCCACCGACCACGTCGTGATGACCACACTTTCGGCCGCCGTCCGCTGGATCGAGCGGGGGGCACTGGTTCCGCTGGTGTCCTCCGGTGTTGAGATCGTCGTTCCCTTCGGCATCCTCAAGGTGGAGGGGCGCACGCTGCCGCCGATCGCCGACGAGTTGATCCGCGAAGTCGTGGACGCCGACCGCCGTGCGCAGGAGCTCGACCGCGCGCTGGCCGCGAGAACGTCCTTTCCGGCGCCGCCGTCGGTGCAGCCGCCGCGTCCGCGTCGGACGAAGGTGGCCTCGGCGCGGTGA
- a CDS encoding haloacid dehalogenase-like hydrolase: MTGAAGVVLLAALFAFALGSCVSHGPAATDPLPSWTDGPSKQRIVAFVESVSDPSSRDFVPAPERIAVFDNDGTLWGEQPIYFQAAFAFDRVRELAPSHPEWSSRPAIKALVDGDRAALAATGEKGLLEIVMASHAGMTTAEFDATVRQWAATARHPTRGRPYTSLTYQPMLELLAYLRARGFTTWIVSGGGIDFLRVLASDLYGIPPEHVVGSSVKTRYEVRDGKSVLVRLPELAFVDDGPGKPVGMHSHIGRRPIAAFGNSDGDFEMLQYTTAGPGPRLGVIIHHDDAAREFAYDRTSHIGKLDRGLDAAPANRWLVVSMRNDWRTIYPPVR; this comes from the coding sequence ATGACTGGTGCCGCCGGTGTGGTCCTGCTGGCGGCGCTCTTCGCGTTCGCGCTCGGATCCTGCGTGTCCCACGGCCCCGCCGCGACCGATCCGCTGCCCTCATGGACCGACGGGCCGTCGAAGCAGCGGATCGTGGCGTTCGTCGAGTCGGTGAGCGATCCGTCGAGCCGCGACTTCGTGCCGGCCCCCGAGCGGATCGCCGTATTCGACAACGACGGCACACTGTGGGGTGAGCAGCCGATCTATTTCCAGGCGGCCTTCGCCTTCGACCGCGTGCGCGAGCTGGCGCCTTCGCACCCGGAATGGTCGTCGCGCCCCGCGATCAAGGCGCTCGTCGACGGCGATCGCGCCGCGCTCGCGGCGACCGGCGAGAAGGGACTGCTCGAAATCGTCATGGCGAGTCACGCGGGCATGACGACCGCGGAGTTCGACGCGACCGTGCGCCAGTGGGCCGCCACCGCGCGCCACCCGACGCGCGGGCGGCCATACACGAGCCTCACCTACCAGCCGATGCTGGAACTGCTCGCGTACCTGCGCGCCCGGGGGTTCACGACCTGGATCGTGTCGGGCGGCGGCATCGATTTCCTGCGGGTGCTCGCCAGCGACCTCTACGGTATCCCGCCCGAGCACGTCGTCGGGTCGAGCGTCAAGACGCGCTACGAGGTGCGCGATGGCAAGTCGGTCCTGGTGCGGCTGCCGGAGCTCGCGTTCGTCGACGACGGTCCCGGGAAGCCGGTGGGCATGCACAGCCACATCGGGCGGCGGCCGATCGCCGCGTTCGGCAACTCGGACGGCGACTTCGAGATGCTCCAGTACACGACCGCCGGCCCCGGACCGCGGCTCGGCGTGATCATCCACCACGACGACGCGGCGCGTGAATTCGCCTACGACCGGACGAGCCACATCGGCAAGCTCGACCGCGGACTCGACGCCGCTCCCGCGAACCGGTGGCTGGTGGTCAGCATGAGGAACGACTGGCGCACGATCTACCCGCCGGTTCGCTGA
- a CDS encoding YhbY family RNA-binding protein, giving the protein MLTLTPAESRALRARAHTLHPVVAIGHSGLTPAVLHEIDVALAAHELVKVRVHSDDREERERHLAAVCEGLGAAPVQHLGKLLIVWRPKPVRDEPAPRRAPKDPRKGKKGAHANRRPGQARIGERASAHRRGSSRHSLNAPFEGERAHPTRRRTARAAPAEPAVPTTSAPRGARFRHGKPVTPKGKRPAQGSAGKHSTQSQAPAGNRKAQGQWTERRSSAPAGKRAHASGASTAPAAVRRRRRPAGGRSRP; this is encoded by the coding sequence ATGCTCACGCTCACGCCCGCCGAAAGCCGCGCGCTCCGCGCCCGCGCCCACACCCTCCACCCGGTCGTCGCCATCGGGCATTCGGGCCTCACGCCCGCGGTGCTGCACGAGATCGACGTCGCACTCGCCGCGCACGAACTCGTCAAGGTCCGGGTGCACTCCGACGACCGCGAAGAGCGCGAGCGTCATCTCGCGGCGGTCTGCGAGGGACTCGGTGCGGCGCCGGTGCAGCACCTGGGCAAGCTCCTGATCGTCTGGCGGCCTAAGCCCGTGCGCGACGAACCTGCACCGCGGCGCGCGCCGAAGGATCCGCGCAAGGGCAAGAAAGGCGCGCACGCGAATCGGCGGCCCGGGCAGGCGCGGATCGGCGAACGCGCGAGCGCGCACCGGCGCGGATCGTCCCGTCATTCCCTCAATGCGCCGTTCGAAGGCGAGCGCGCGCATCCGACGCGCCGACGGACCGCGCGCGCCGCGCCCGCGGAGCCTGCGGTGCCGACGACGTCCGCGCCGCGGGGTGCACGGTTCCGGCACGGAAAGCCCGTGACGCCGAAAGGAAAGCGACCGGCACAAGGTTCGGCAGGCAAGCATTCGACGCAGTCGCAGGCGCCGGCGGGCAACCGCAAGGCGCAGGGCCAATGGACCGAGCGTCGATCGTCCGCGCCGGCGGGCAAACGCGCGCACGCTTCCGGCGCCTCAACCGCACCTGCAGCGGTGCGCCGCCGTCGCCGCCCGGCCGGTGGCCGTTCGCGTCCATGA
- a CDS encoding SH3 domain-containing protein, producing the protein MKAWFVFAALLSTSLPAAAQWANIVSDVNMREGPGTDHPVVAWVGRGTHVNVVGCLADGPWCEIVWGRRRGWVKVTYLRGIARDRVPTVTFDGPVRREPLRLPRS; encoded by the coding sequence ATGAAGGCGTGGTTCGTGTTCGCCGCGCTGCTGTCCACGTCCCTGCCGGCGGCCGCGCAGTGGGCCAACATCGTGTCGGACGTCAACATGCGCGAGGGGCCCGGAACCGACCACCCGGTCGTCGCGTGGGTCGGAAGAGGAACGCACGTCAACGTCGTCGGCTGCCTCGCCGATGGGCCGTGGTGCGAGATCGTGTGGGGACGGCGACGCGGCTGGGTGAAGGTCACCTACCTTCGCGGCATCGCGCGCGACCGGGTGCCGACGGTCACCTTCGACGGCCCGGTGAGGCGCGAGCCGCTGCGCCTGCCGCGCTCGTGA
- a CDS encoding peptidoglycan DD-metalloendopeptidase family protein: protein MSASTRAFALAFVFTAAHALANDLPREHAVPGGIATVALGAGASRPIARAGDIPLLVVGDARGWTALVGIPLAAKPGNASIVVTREGRPDETKRYRIGKASYREQRLTVAPGQVDLSPEDLARYERERAHQAGVVATFSEPAPATFAFVAPVGGERSPTFGARRVFNGQARAPHSGMDIPAPKGTPVRAPAAGRVIDTGDYFFNGRTVWIDHGGGLLSMVCHLDTIAVAPGDALPAGGVVGTVGATGRVTGPHLHWSVSLNRAMVDPALFLADGAAGTTRRSP, encoded by the coding sequence ATGAGCGCGAGCACGCGAGCGTTCGCGCTGGCGTTCGTCTTCACCGCTGCGCATGCGCTCGCGAACGACCTGCCGCGCGAGCACGCGGTGCCCGGCGGCATCGCAACGGTCGCGCTCGGAGCCGGAGCGTCCCGTCCGATAGCGCGCGCCGGCGACATTCCGCTGCTGGTGGTGGGCGACGCGCGCGGCTGGACCGCGCTCGTCGGCATTCCGCTCGCCGCGAAGCCGGGCAACGCCTCGATCGTCGTGACGCGCGAGGGACGCCCCGACGAGACGAAGCGCTACCGCATCGGGAAGGCGAGCTACCGCGAGCAGCGCCTCACGGTCGCGCCCGGACAGGTCGACCTCTCGCCCGAGGACCTCGCGCGCTACGAGCGCGAGCGCGCGCACCAAGCGGGCGTCGTTGCGACGTTCAGCGAGCCCGCGCCCGCGACCTTCGCCTTCGTCGCGCCGGTCGGGGGCGAACGCTCTCCGACCTTCGGCGCGCGGCGCGTGTTCAACGGGCAGGCGCGCGCGCCGCACAGCGGCATGGACATCCCCGCCCCGAAGGGCACGCCGGTTCGCGCGCCCGCGGCCGGCCGCGTGATCGACACCGGCGACTACTTCTTCAACGGCCGCACCGTGTGGATCGACCACGGCGGCGGCCTGCTGTCGATGGTCTGTCACCTCGACACGATCGCGGTCGCGCCGGGCGATGCGCTGCCCGCGGGCGGCGTCGTCGGCACGGTGGGCGCGACCGGCCGGGTCACCGGTCCGCACCTGCACTGGTCGGTGAGCCTCAACCGCGCGATGGTCGATCCCGCGCTGTTCCTCGCCGACGGTGCAGCGGGAACTACGCGGCGTTCGCCCTGA
- a CDS encoding 4-hydroxythreonine-4-phosphate dehydrogenase PdxA, with the protein MKPRIAFSPGDPNGIGPEIAAKLLARPGIFERADVVVYADPATIAHGERIAGVRALLSSSPAAGRATLHALSCGGEGAITPGEATEAGGRAALASLTEAVDAAKRGEVQGIVFAPLNKHALRLAGMTHDDELRWMAERLGVPGFTSEFNITGDLWTSRVTSHVPLREVADAITGAGVVDAVRIVHRYLVAAGVAAPRIAVAALNPHAGDGGSLGREEIDVIAPAVEAVRREGIDARGPMPSDTVFVAASRGDYDAVVSMYHDQGQIAMKLMGFDRGVTLHGGLPVPVATCASGTAFDIVGKGIANVEGLQAAFDLAARIAAQAIRANAA; encoded by the coding sequence ATGAAACCGCGCATCGCCTTCAGCCCCGGCGACCCCAACGGCATCGGCCCCGAGATCGCCGCGAAGCTCCTCGCGCGGCCGGGCATTTTCGAGCGCGCCGACGTTGTCGTGTACGCCGATCCGGCGACGATCGCGCACGGCGAGCGGATCGCGGGCGTGCGTGCGCTCCTGTCGTCGTCACCGGCCGCCGGCCGCGCGACGCTGCACGCGTTGTCGTGCGGAGGCGAGGGCGCGATCACGCCCGGCGAGGCGACCGAAGCGGGCGGACGCGCCGCGCTCGCCTCGCTCACGGAGGCCGTCGACGCGGCGAAACGCGGCGAGGTGCAGGGGATCGTGTTCGCCCCGCTGAACAAGCACGCGCTGCGCCTCGCGGGCATGACGCACGACGACGAACTGCGCTGGATGGCGGAGCGGCTCGGCGTGCCGGGCTTCACCAGCGAGTTCAACATCACCGGGGATCTGTGGACCTCGCGCGTTACCTCGCACGTGCCGCTGCGCGAGGTCGCCGACGCGATCACCGGGGCGGGCGTCGTCGACGCGGTGCGCATCGTGCACCGGTATCTCGTCGCCGCGGGCGTCGCGGCGCCGCGGATCGCGGTGGCGGCGTTGAATCCGCACGCGGGGGACGGCGGCTCGCTCGGGCGCGAGGAGATCGACGTGATCGCGCCGGCGGTCGAGGCGGTGCGCCGCGAAGGGATCGACGCGCGCGGCCCGATGCCCTCGGACACGGTATTCGTCGCGGCGAGCCGCGGCGACTACGACGCGGTCGTGTCGATGTACCACGACCAGGGGCAGATCGCGATGAAGCTGATGGGCTTCGACCGGGGCGTCACGCTGCACGGCGGCCTGCCGGTGCCGGTCGCGACCTGCGCGAGCGGCACGGCATTCGACATCGTCGGCAAGGGGATCGCGAACGTCGAGGGACTGCAGGCGGCGTTCGATCTCGCCGCGCGCATCGCTGCGCAGGCGATCAGGGCGAACGCCGCGTAG
- a CDS encoding tripartite tricarboxylate transporter substrate binding protein — protein sequence MPVSRIRVFAAALAAAVFAVPAVAQDAWPSRPVRIMVGASAGGGTDVIARMLGEKFAEAFKQPFVVENRPGASNTIAADLTAKAPADGYTLLVATNTGQAIAPHMLKLAYDPLKDLAPVGLVVVVPNVLVVGEKVPAKDVKELVALAKSKPGEIRFASSGVGSTQHIAGEAFNLAAGIKTVHVPYKGSSQAHVDILGGNVEMMFDTTSSAMSQIKAGRFRPLAVTSPQRSAELPNVPTIAEAGYPSAEMTTWYGLFVTGGTPKPVIERLAAELKRALALPDVQARLKGLGGEPGTLTVDEFAAMNRAEFERFGKLIKAAGIKAE from the coding sequence ATGCCCGTGAGCAGGATCCGAGTCTTCGCCGCCGCGCTTGCCGCTGCCGTTTTCGCGGTCCCCGCAGTCGCCCAGGACGCCTGGCCTTCGCGTCCGGTCCGCATCATGGTCGGCGCGAGCGCCGGCGGCGGCACCGACGTCATCGCCCGGATGCTGGGCGAGAAGTTCGCCGAGGCGTTCAAGCAGCCGTTCGTCGTCGAGAACCGGCCCGGAGCGTCGAACACCATCGCCGCCGATCTCACCGCGAAGGCTCCCGCCGACGGCTACACGCTGCTCGTCGCGACCAACACCGGACAGGCGATCGCGCCGCACATGCTGAAGCTCGCCTACGACCCGCTGAAGGACCTCGCGCCGGTCGGCCTCGTCGTCGTCGTCCCGAACGTGCTCGTCGTCGGCGAGAAGGTGCCGGCGAAGGACGTGAAGGAACTGGTCGCGCTGGCGAAGTCGAAGCCGGGCGAAATCCGCTTCGCGTCGTCGGGCGTCGGCAGCACGCAGCACATCGCCGGCGAGGCGTTCAATCTCGCCGCGGGCATCAAGACCGTGCACGTGCCGTACAAGGGATCGAGCCAGGCGCACGTCGACATCCTCGGTGGCAACGTCGAGATGATGTTCGACACGACCTCGTCGGCGATGTCGCAGATCAAGGCGGGGCGCTTCCGCCCGCTCGCCGTGACTTCGCCGCAACGCTCGGCCGAGCTTCCGAACGTGCCGACGATCGCCGAAGCCGGCTACCCGTCGGCCGAGATGACGACGTGGTACGGATTGTTCGTCACCGGCGGCACGCCGAAGCCGGTCATCGAGCGTCTCGCGGCGGAGTTGAAGCGCGCGCTCGCGCTCCCCGACGTCCAGGCGCGATTGAAGGGCCTCGGCGGTGAGCCCGGGACCCTCACGGTCGACGAATTCGCCGCGATGAACCGCGCCGAGTTCGAGCGGTTCGGCAAGCTCATCAAGGCCGCCGGCATCAAGGCTGAATAG
- a CDS encoding LysR family transcriptional regulator, which translates to MSLPIAVASRLRVRHLALAVALDTHRSLRRAAADIALTQPAATKLLHDLEDALGARLFERHAWGMSPTPHGETLLRHARGILHDLAQAHADIAAEREGRQGSLRVGGVTGSVPTLVAPAIRALRERHPRVRIYALVNTSEVLLEALRRGEITVAVTPRPPDDDLAGLETRPLADEPLTVVARAAHPLARRRAIALAALAGATWIVPPAGSPLRRDFDTLHAAAGNRPPTDLIETVSIVATLALLQATDALSLLPLGLARHYEAPGMIARLAVPLTGAGTRYEIMTREGRGLAPAASAFVDTVAALAQRSG; encoded by the coding sequence ATGTCCCTGCCCATCGCCGTGGCGAGCCGCCTGCGCGTGCGGCACCTCGCACTGGCCGTCGCGCTCGACACCCACCGCAGCCTGCGCCGCGCGGCCGCGGACATCGCACTGACCCAGCCCGCGGCGACCAAGCTACTCCACGACCTCGAGGATGCGCTGGGCGCGCGCCTGTTCGAGCGCCACGCCTGGGGCATGTCGCCCACGCCGCACGGCGAGACGCTGCTGCGTCACGCGCGCGGCATCCTCCACGACCTCGCGCAGGCGCACGCCGACATCGCGGCCGAGCGCGAGGGGCGGCAGGGGTCGCTGCGCGTCGGCGGCGTGACCGGCTCGGTGCCCACGCTCGTCGCGCCGGCGATCCGCGCGCTGCGCGAGCGGCACCCGCGCGTGCGCATCTACGCGCTCGTCAACACCAGCGAGGTGCTGCTGGAGGCGCTGCGGCGCGGCGAAATCACCGTGGCGGTGACGCCGCGCCCACCCGACGACGACCTCGCGGGCCTCGAGACCCGGCCGCTCGCCGACGAACCGCTCACCGTCGTCGCGCGCGCCGCGCATCCGCTGGCCCGTCGTCGTGCCATCGCGCTCGCCGCGCTCGCCGGGGCCACCTGGATCGTGCCGCCGGCGGGAAGCCCGCTGCGCCGGGACTTCGACACGCTGCACGCGGCGGCCGGCAACCGTCCGCCGACCGACCTGATCGAGACCGTGTCGATCGTGGCGACGCTCGCGTTGCTGCAGGCGACCGACGCGCTGTCGCTCCTGCCGCTCGGACTCGCGCGGCACTACGAGGCGCCGGGCATGATCGCGCGGCTCGCGGTGCCGCTCACCGGCGCCGGAACACGCTACGAGATCATGACGCGCGAAGGTCGCGGCCTCGCGCCGGCGGCGAGCGCGTTCGTCGATACCGTGGCCGCGCTCGCGCAGCGCAGCGGGTGA
- a CDS encoding YqhA family protein produces MLRRVLTSSRFFTLIAVAGTFIGSSALIVYEAIVIGASVGGAWRAADFSAKAAKLFAVGLIEAVDVFLIAIALYIISLGLYALFVDDKLPLPKWLRIENLDDLKGHLVSVVIAVLAVLFLREAVAWDGSSDLLSFGAALALMIVALTFYLGRLGTHGQEPSEDA; encoded by the coding sequence ATGCTGCGCAGGGTACTCACGTCGAGCCGATTCTTCACGCTGATCGCGGTCGCCGGAACCTTCATCGGATCCTCCGCGTTGATCGTCTACGAGGCGATCGTCATCGGAGCCTCGGTCGGCGGCGCGTGGCGGGCCGCCGATTTCTCGGCGAAGGCCGCGAAGCTCTTCGCCGTCGGGTTGATCGAGGCGGTCGACGTCTTCCTGATCGCGATCGCGCTCTACATCATCAGCCTCGGCCTCTATGCGCTGTTCGTCGACGACAAGCTTCCGCTGCCGAAATGGCTGCGCATCGAGAACCTGGACGACCTCAAGGGGCACCTCGTGAGCGTGGTGATCGCCGTGCTCGCGGTGCTGTTCCTGCGCGAGGCGGTCGCCTGGGACGGCTCGAGCGACCTCCTGTCGTTCGGCGCCGCGCTCGCGCTCATGATCGTCGCGCTGACCTTCTACCTCGGCAGGCTGGGCACGCACGGGCAGGAGCCGTCCGAGGACGCCTAG